The genomic region CATGCGGCCGGCAATCGGCGATCTACCCAGTCGCCATGGTGGATGTCGCTGAGGTCGGGGTGACTCGAAGTCATCATGAGATAATCCAAATTTCCTGTCGCAGCGGCCGGGATAGCGGCGGCCAGAATAGGAATTTTTGCAAGCGGAGCAATGGCCGCCTGCAGCGAGCGACGGCCTTGGGGCCGTTCCTATTTCCCGGCGAATACGACATGGGGACCGGCGCCGCGATCCGGCGCATCTGCGGGCAGGCCGAAGAAACGTTTGGCCATTTCGGTCGGGCCGATATCCTGTAGAGATCGGAAGCCCAGGCTCAGCAATCGGTCCGCGAGCTGCTTGGGATCGAAGTGCGTCAGCCATGGCTCGCCGGCAGCGGCCGTGCGCGACCCCATTTCCGCGGCGCGGGCGCGGCGTTCGGGCGGATAGTTCTCCAAGGGTTCGCTGTAGTCAAAGACGATGGACGAGCTCGGCAGGCCGGCGACGAAGCGCAGCAGGGCAAACACCGACGGTTCCGTGAGATAGGGCACGACGCCGAGCCAGATGAAGAAGGAGGGCGTTTCGAGTTCGAGACCGCAATCGACCAGGCGCGTTCCGAGATCTTCCTGCTCGAAATCGACGGGAACGAATGTCGGCAGATTTTGCGTCACCCCTATCTCGCTCAGCCGCCTCTGCTTCCAGCTCTGCGTGGCAGGGTGATCGACTTCGAAGACCTTCAGGCCGGCATGAGGATTGCGCAGTGCGAAGGTGTCGAGCCCGGCGCCGAGGATGACGGCCTGCCTCACGCCCTTGGCGACGGACAGGGCAAGACAATCTTCGGCATATCGGCTTCGGGCCGCCATGAAGAGGCGAAAGGACCGTGTGGAGGGAACCTCGGCCTTCAGATCGGCTTCGGCGCTCGCTTCCTCGCCGAGAATCCTGCGGGCGTAAGGGTCGCAGAAGATGGTGCCGCCGTCCACGTTCTGATGTGCGGCTCTGTAGGCGGCCGCGCCCATGGCGGTACGGCTTGGTTCCGATGCTCGCATGAAAGCCTCTTTGTCTGTAAACCTGGGCCTTGTTGCCGGCACCCGGACTGTGACCTGGATTTGGGAGGATGCTCACCTGATCGCGATCTTCTTCGTCGGATCTTGTCAGCGCGGGTAAAGTAGATCATGATTTTAACGATGTAAAGATTAGATCGAGACATGACCACGGACAAAGGACCGCCCCGCTATCATCACGGCAATCTGCGCCCGACGCTGCTGTTAGTGGCGCGGGCGCTTCTGGAGGAGGGCGGCCCGGCTGCGCTGAGCCTGCGGGAGATCGGCCGCCGCGCCGGGGTCTCGGCTCCGGCGGCCTATCACTATTTCAACAGTCTGGATGCCATTGCGGCAGCGCTCGCCGAACAAGGGTTTGCCGAACTCGGCGAAAGCATAGATGCCGCCTTGGCCGGTTCCCGGCGCCACCTGCTTGCCGGCGGCATCGCCTATGTCGCCTTTGCCCGTTCGAATCCCGGTCTCTACCGGCTGATGTTCGGGGAGGGTTTTCAAGCCTATTCCAAAGGCAACGAGGAAATACGCACCCTGCGGATGCGGGTCTACCGGCAGATGAAGGACGACCTGGAAAAGCGTCTGACGCCCGGGGACGTGCCGAACGCCGCGCTCTTCCTCTGGTCGCTGACGCATGGCCTTGCCTTGCTGATGATAGACGGCCAGGTCGAAGCCGGAACCGATCCCGATGCGAAGGTCGAGGAAATCCTGAAGCTCGTCGGCATGGGATTGCCTGCAGCGAGATAGGCTGTTGTCGGCGCGCTCGGCCCATCCTCTCCACATAGGTTCGTCCAGCCGGATTGCTTCGATCCTGAGCATGAGCGAAAGGCACGGAGATCGGGCAAGAAGCCCGAATATTCAATCGCTACCAGGCGGTACGGGCAGTGCCGAGTGCTGTTGTATGCGAGGATGATACCTGCGCGATATGCGTTTTGAGCGACACGACGCAGTTTCCCGGAAAACTGAGTTTGTGCATCGTCAAGTGCTTCAGCAATGCCTCCGCATCGCGCTTCTCAGTAAGCGGAAATGTCACAGTCATGCGAGTTCCTTCCAACGAACACAGTGAGCATCCGATATAGCTAATGTCTAAATTCTTTTGCGCCGCAACAAGAAAATTTTAATGATAAAATTAAAATCGATTAGCTTTTTCGTGCGTATTTTTAAGATCGTTTGAAATCGGATTTCGGGTCGTGGCTGCCAACGCGCCGACGCAGGGCAGGGCTCATCTGCCGTTGCGGGCTGCCCAGCTCCTGAGCCGCAATCCGTTGAGTTTGATGAAGCCTTCGGCGTCGTGATGGTCATAGGCGACGGCGCTTTCCTCGAAGGTGACGAGATCGGCGGAATAGAGTGAGCAGGGCGAGGTGCGGGAGATGACCGTAGCGCTACCCTTGTAGAGCCGTACCGTCACTTCGCCGCTAACGAGGTCCTGGCTCCGGTCGATCAGAGCCTGTAGCATGTCCCGCTCGGGAGAGAACCAGAAGCCATTGTAGATCAGCTCGGCGTAGCGGGGCATGATCTCATCCTTCAGGTGTGCGGCGGCACGATCGAGCGTGATCGATTCAATGCCGCGATGCGCCGCAAGCAGGATCGTGCCTCCCGGCGTCTCGTAGATGCCTCGCGATTTCATACCGATGAAGCGGTTTTCGACGAGATCGAGCCGCCCGATGCCGTGCCGGCCGCCGAAGCTGTTGAGCGCGGTGAGCAAGGTGGCCGGCGTCATCGCTTCGCCGTTCAGGGACACCGGGTCGCCGCTTTCGAAGCCGATGGTGACGGTCTCGGGCGTATCGGGAGCATCGATAGGGTTGACCGTGCGCTGATAGATGTATTCGGGCGCGGCCTCGGCCGGATTTTCGAGGATCTTGCCTTCGGTGGAGGTGTGCAGCAGGTTGGCGTCGATCGAGAAGGGCGCTTCGCCGCGCTTGTCCTTCGGCACCGGGATCTCATGCATCTCGGCATAGTCCAGAAGCTGCATGCGGGAGCGGATGTCCCATTGACGCCAGGGAGCAATGACCTTGATCGACGGGTCGAGGGCATTGACGGCGAGCTCGAAGCGGACCTGGTCATTGCCTTTGCCTGTGGAGCCATGGGCGACGGCATCCGCGCCGACCTGCCTGGCTATGGCGACCAGATGCTTGGCGATCAGCGGCCGGGCGATGGAACTGCCGAGCAGATACTGCCCCTCATAAAGCGTGTTGGCGCGCAGCATCGGAAAGACGAAGTCGCAGACGAATTCCTCCCGCAGATCGACGATACGGATGTCCTTGACCCCGAACATTGCCGCCTTCGCCCGCGCCGGCTCCAGCTCCTCGGCCTGGCCGAGGTCGGCGGTGAAGGTCACGACCTCGCATCCGTAGGTCTCCTGCAGCCATTTGAGAATGATCGAGGTATCCAAGCCGCCGGAATAAGCGAGCACGATTTTATCCATCTGTCTTGTCATCTACCGTCTCCACGTCGATGCTTGGATCGATAGGTCATATCTCGCGCAATGAGCTTGCGAAGCGTCCTCGAAATTGCGAAGGTTTGGCATGTTATGCCATTACAGAATGGAATAGAGCTATAAAATGCCGGTAGTTCTCGACGCGATCGATCGCCATATCCTGCGCGTGCTTCAGCGCGACGGCCGCATTTCGAATGTCGAGCTGGCAAAAGAGGTAGGGCTGTCGCCTTCGCCCTGCCTGCGCCGCGTGCGGCTCCTGGAAAAGGCCGGGATCATCGATCGCTATGTTGCCGTGCTGGACCCGGCAAAGGTCGGGGCGGGGCTGACGGTTTTTGCCCGGGTCTGGTTCAAGACCCAGGATGCCGAGGTCACCCTGCGTTTCGCCGAGGCCGTCCGGCGGTTTCCCGAGGTGATGGAGTGCTACCTGACGACGGGGGAATGCGACGCCGTGCTGCGCATCGTCACCGTCGATCTTCACAGCTATTGGCGTTTCCAGGCCGACCACCTGACGCGCATTCCGAGCGTGCTCAGCGTCAAGACCGATGTGCCGATGGAAACGCTGAAGCGGAGCTACGAGCTGCCGGTTCGGTAGGCGCGCGCGGCTTGTGTACCGGTGCGTGGCCAGCCTCGTCCTTCGAGGCCCCTTCGGGGCACCTCAGAATGAGGCTGGAGAGAGGGCGGCCCTCGTTAGGAAATGTCTGATGCTGTGGAGGGACGGCCTGCAGACTACAGAGGCACACCGATCAGCCCTCATCATGACGTGCGCAATCTGGAGGATGATCGATTGCAAGGAAATCCGCGAAACTACTTAAAATTGATCAAAGTCATTAACAAGCTGTCGTATGCTCTCAGTTATTCAGAAGACGTTGTGTTTTGCACGAGTTATTTAATGAGCGAGACTGCCGAAAGAACGCTGCGAGTTAGGCCGCTGCAAAGGCATCATCAGCATTCGATTGCCTTGATGTTAGCTATGGTGGGGTTTGTGGCTTCGTGTTCAAATGCAGATGAAAGCGCCATCGCAGATAAGTTTGTGGCCAGCGAGCTTCATTTCCTGGGCTCTTTCTGCGAAGGTCCTTATTTAGCGGTGCGCGATGGCAATTACATTTCCTTTGATGGCACAAAGTACAAGACGCTTCTTCGAAACGTTGCGGTAACTGCTATCGGACCGGATCGCCTCTCCATGTCCTCCGAGATCGGCTCAGGCAACTTGATAGTAACATACCTGCTCAAGCACGACAGCACCGTCGCGATCATTGAAAGCGTAAGAATGGAGCCGGGACTAAGTCCAGAGCAATGGGCCACTGCGAGCGGCATTGAGTTCAGATATGCTATTGAAAAAATGAAGAAAATTGACCCGTTGGTCCTGTGCTCGGTAACGACATAGCGCCAATTCGCCTGGCCCTCGTCCAGCTCAAGCCATATCATTCGACAATTTTGCCTCTGCCAGGGGAACGAATTTGAGCCACAAGCTTGAGAACGAATCCAAGGGTTGGAGCACTCCATACGAAGGCGATGAGCCAAGCAGTTGCGGTCGCACCCACACACTCGCTCTCGTTAATTTCACAAGAGGCTCTTACGGCATTGCCATACAGGCACAGC from Rhizobium sp. BT03 harbors:
- a CDS encoding SAM-dependent methyltransferase → MRASEPSRTAMGAAAYRAAHQNVDGGTIFCDPYARRILGEEASAEADLKAEVPSTRSFRLFMAARSRYAEDCLALSVAKGVRQAVILGAGLDTFALRNPHAGLKVFEVDHPATQSWKQRRLSEIGVTQNLPTFVPVDFEQEDLGTRLVDCGLELETPSFFIWLGVVPYLTEPSVFALLRFVAGLPSSSIVFDYSEPLENYPPERRARAAEMGSRTAAAGEPWLTHFDPKQLADRLLSLGFRSLQDIGPTEMAKRFFGLPADAPDRGAGPHVVFAGK
- a CDS encoding TetR/AcrR family transcriptional regulator gives rise to the protein MTTDKGPPRYHHGNLRPTLLLVARALLEEGGPAALSLREIGRRAGVSAPAAYHYFNSLDAIAAALAEQGFAELGESIDAALAGSRRHLLAGGIAYVAFARSNPGLYRLMFGEGFQAYSKGNEEIRTLRMRVYRQMKDDLEKRLTPGDVPNAALFLWSLTHGLALLMIDGQVEAGTDPDAKVEEILKLVGMGLPAAR
- a CDS encoding argininosuccinate synthase produces the protein MTRQMDKIVLAYSGGLDTSIILKWLQETYGCEVVTFTADLGQAEELEPARAKAAMFGVKDIRIVDLREEFVCDFVFPMLRANTLYEGQYLLGSSIARPLIAKHLVAIARQVGADAVAHGSTGKGNDQVRFELAVNALDPSIKVIAPWRQWDIRSRMQLLDYAEMHEIPVPKDKRGEAPFSIDANLLHTSTEGKILENPAEAAPEYIYQRTVNPIDAPDTPETVTIGFESGDPVSLNGEAMTPATLLTALNSFGGRHGIGRLDLVENRFIGMKSRGIYETPGGTILLAAHRGIESITLDRAAAHLKDEIMPRYAELIYNGFWFSPERDMLQALIDRSQDLVSGEVTVRLYKGSATVISRTSPCSLYSADLVTFEESAVAYDHHDAEGFIKLNGLRLRSWAARNGR
- a CDS encoding Lrp/AsnC family transcriptional regulator encodes the protein MPVVLDAIDRHILRVLQRDGRISNVELAKEVGLSPSPCLRRVRLLEKAGIIDRYVAVLDPAKVGAGLTVFARVWFKTQDAEVTLRFAEAVRRFPEVMECYLTTGECDAVLRIVTVDLHSYWRFQADHLTRIPSVLSVKTDVPMETLKRSYELPVR